Proteins encoded within one genomic window of Paenarthrobacter sp. JL.01a:
- a CDS encoding NosD domain-containing protein: protein MTTVYDVTTWSVPGNPSATPYNDIGLIINSIIADVKSQQTNQASKPGAVVYIPPGDYSLKTRVNIDISFLTIRGSGHGFTSSSIRYNAGNTSSWYEINPGGSRIRVENTDGNTDAFRVYRTGDPRLSSIVFQNFCLDGVSFNSNQNSYVNGKTGIRFDSANDSCRVEGMGMVYLEHGLVVRDTDALSVSGNFLAECGSCVELTGSGQASKVTDNLIGAGYVGFSIYAEGHMGLLVSANNVFPRGKSSVHFKNCTRSTITSNRFHAFYPGMVNFEGSCTENLVGANHFLRQMEPFDPLKPYNNGLDDLFGLVHLAGSGNTVTGNHFSYDVPSGSVSPSGQKPTIILVASGANNYIAANNTISSVAANTVVLDGSTTGTKVLDSGGAGEFVHYTSSYSFRATP, encoded by the coding sequence GTGACCACTGTCTACGACGTCACCACCTGGTCTGTCCCCGGAAACCCGTCCGCAACGCCCTACAACGACATCGGGCTCATCATCAACAGCATCATTGCCGATGTGAAATCCCAGCAGACCAACCAGGCATCCAAACCGGGGGCCGTTGTCTACATCCCGCCGGGAGACTACTCGCTCAAGACCCGGGTCAACATCGACATCAGCTTCCTGACCATCCGTGGATCCGGGCACGGCTTCACGTCCAGCAGCATCCGCTACAACGCAGGCAACACGTCAAGCTGGTATGAAATCAACCCCGGTGGCAGTCGGATCCGGGTGGAAAACACTGATGGAAACACCGACGCCTTCAGGGTTTACCGCACCGGCGACCCTCGCCTGAGCTCCATCGTGTTCCAGAATTTCTGCCTGGACGGGGTGTCCTTCAACTCCAACCAGAATTCCTACGTCAACGGCAAGACAGGCATCCGCTTCGATTCCGCGAACGACTCCTGCCGGGTGGAAGGCATGGGCATGGTCTACCTGGAACACGGCCTGGTGGTCCGGGATACCGACGCGCTGAGTGTGAGCGGCAACTTCCTGGCCGAATGCGGCAGCTGCGTGGAACTCACCGGATCCGGGCAGGCCTCCAAGGTCACCGACAACCTGATCGGCGCAGGCTACGTGGGCTTCTCCATCTACGCGGAGGGCCATATGGGCTTGCTGGTCAGCGCCAACAATGTCTTCCCGCGGGGCAAGAGCAGTGTGCACTTCAAGAACTGCACCCGCTCCACCATCACCAGCAACCGGTTCCACGCGTTTTACCCCGGCATGGTCAACTTCGAGGGAAGCTGCACGGAAAACCTGGTGGGCGCCAACCACTTCCTGCGGCAAATGGAACCCTTCGATCCCCTCAAGCCGTACAACAATGGCCTGGATGACCTCTTCGGATTGGTTCACCTGGCAGGCAGTGGGAACACAGTCACGGGCAACCACTTCAGCTACGACGTCCCTTCGGGTTCAGTGAGCCCGTCGGGCCAGAAGCCCACCATCATCCTGGTGGCCTCCGGCGCCAACAACTACATCGCCGCGAACAACACCATCTCCTCGGTGGCTGCGAACACGGTGGTGCTGGACGGTTCAACCACCGGCACCAAGGTGCTGGACAGTGGTGGTGCCGGCGAATTTGTGCATTACACCAGCTCCTACTCGTTCCGGGCAACCCCTTAG
- a CDS encoding GH32 C-terminal domain-containing protein, which yields MTRRTKPPVVASVIAAVVVSLSLAATTAPAHATDPDPATQQYRPSVHYTPLKNWMNDPNGLVYNNGTYHMYYQYNPYGTTWGNMSWGHATSTDLLHWSEQPLAIAQTVNGSGQATEDIFSGSIVVDSQNTSGFGTLQNPPMVAVYTSNFTGNHPLYPGKQAQSLAYSTDSGQTWTKYSGNPVLSRNTTDFRDPKVFWYQGPAGSYWVMSAVEANEHRVLFYKSSDLKSWTYLDDFKPANATGGQWECPDLFPLAVDGNANNTKWVLVVNINPGSVAGGSGGQYFVGSFNGTTFTSETTDPVDVAPPGNLLAGFNGGSYSGWNVGNDPANPAGPWGSAPASGTLTGQQAVTGSIGSGLVNGFNGGDVPTGTLESAPFTVTKDYINFLAGGGNHPRQPGEQMGNTPPPGYLLFDGFDYPGTLSAAGWQLSGDFEAARNPSTVGGEYALGKRINTFEGGPNADNNTGTITSPEFYLTNTNIGFLLGGGNRTDGSLQVELLVGGVPVRSTTGSNSGDLNWKNWDVSQYYGQIARIRIVDNATGPWGHLTLDNMVLGSQPAQPRSSETTVNLVVNGQAVRTTTGSDSEHLDWKAWDVSAYKGSQATIRIVDNNRGGWGHILADEFVASDITRLEQHDWLDWGRDYYAAVSFNNVPNGKRIMLGWMNNWDYGQSTPTSTWRGSMALPREVQLTQTGQGPRLTQKAVQQVDSLKNTGATYTAPAQDIASGTSSLPISGDVLQIDAQFSPGTASAFGLKVLGDGTEATRIGYTTASGRAFIDRTASGNEGFHPAFASLDDAPVQLINGKLTLRIYVDKASVEVFAQDGLTTLTDQVFPSAGANSLSLFSEGGTARLESLTVTPLNKAMW from the coding sequence ATGACAAGACGCACCAAACCGCCGGTGGTCGCCTCGGTGATTGCCGCCGTCGTGGTTTCACTGTCCCTCGCGGCGACAACAGCTCCGGCGCATGCCACCGATCCTGACCCCGCAACCCAGCAGTACCGTCCTTCTGTGCACTACACCCCGTTGAAGAACTGGATGAACGATCCCAACGGGCTCGTCTACAACAACGGGACGTACCACATGTACTACCAGTACAACCCTTACGGGACGACCTGGGGCAACATGAGCTGGGGCCACGCGACCTCCACGGATCTGCTGCATTGGTCCGAACAGCCGTTGGCCATCGCACAGACCGTCAACGGCAGCGGACAGGCCACGGAGGATATCTTCTCCGGTTCCATCGTGGTGGACTCGCAGAATACCAGTGGCTTTGGAACACTTCAAAACCCTCCGATGGTGGCCGTTTACACCAGCAATTTCACCGGCAACCACCCCTTGTACCCAGGAAAGCAGGCCCAATCCCTGGCGTACAGCACGGACAGCGGCCAGACATGGACCAAGTACTCCGGAAATCCCGTGCTCTCCAGGAACACTACGGACTTCCGCGACCCGAAAGTGTTCTGGTACCAAGGCCCCGCCGGTTCCTACTGGGTCATGTCGGCCGTGGAAGCCAACGAGCACAGGGTGCTGTTTTACAAGAGCAGCGACTTGAAGAGCTGGACTTACCTGGACGACTTCAAGCCGGCCAATGCCACCGGCGGGCAGTGGGAATGCCCGGATCTTTTCCCCTTGGCAGTGGATGGCAACGCGAACAACACAAAATGGGTGCTGGTGGTGAACATCAACCCGGGATCAGTGGCCGGCGGTAGTGGAGGCCAATACTTCGTCGGAAGTTTTAACGGCACTACCTTCACCTCCGAAACCACCGATCCGGTAGACGTTGCTCCGCCGGGCAACCTGCTCGCTGGCTTCAACGGCGGGAGCTACAGCGGCTGGAACGTTGGCAATGATCCGGCCAACCCTGCAGGCCCTTGGGGAAGTGCGCCGGCCAGTGGAACGCTGACGGGCCAGCAAGCAGTGACAGGTTCCATTGGTTCCGGGTTGGTGAACGGGTTCAACGGCGGAGACGTCCCCACAGGCACCTTGGAGTCGGCGCCCTTCACCGTCACCAAGGACTACATCAACTTCCTGGCCGGCGGCGGAAACCACCCGCGGCAACCGGGGGAGCAGATGGGCAACACCCCGCCGCCGGGCTACCTGCTGTTCGACGGCTTCGATTATCCGGGAACGCTCAGCGCTGCCGGCTGGCAGCTGAGCGGAGACTTCGAGGCAGCCAGGAACCCGTCAACAGTGGGCGGCGAATACGCCTTAGGAAAGCGCATCAACACCTTCGAAGGCGGACCCAACGCCGACAACAACACTGGAACCATCACCTCACCGGAGTTCTATCTGACCAACACCAATATCGGGTTCCTCCTGGGTGGTGGCAACCGGACGGACGGCTCACTCCAAGTGGAACTGTTGGTAGGCGGCGTTCCCGTCCGGAGCACCACAGGCAGCAACTCGGGTGATCTGAACTGGAAGAACTGGGATGTCTCCCAGTATTACGGCCAGATCGCACGGATCCGGATCGTGGACAACGCCACCGGACCGTGGGGCCACTTGACCCTGGACAACATGGTCCTGGGCTCACAACCGGCGCAGCCGCGAAGCAGCGAGACCACGGTGAACCTGGTGGTCAACGGGCAAGCCGTCCGCACCACTACGGGCTCCGACTCCGAGCATCTGGACTGGAAGGCCTGGGATGTCAGCGCCTACAAGGGGAGCCAAGCGACCATCCGGATCGTGGACAACAACCGTGGCGGGTGGGGACACATCCTGGCGGACGAGTTCGTGGCTTCCGATATCACCCGCTTGGAACAGCACGACTGGCTGGACTGGGGAAGGGACTACTACGCGGCGGTCTCGTTCAACAACGTCCCGAACGGCAAGCGGATCATGCTCGGCTGGATGAACAACTGGGATTACGGGCAGTCCACGCCCACCAGCACCTGGCGGGGTTCCATGGCCTTGCCCCGCGAAGTCCAGCTCACGCAGACCGGCCAGGGTCCCCGGCTCACCCAGAAAGCCGTCCAACAGGTGGATAGCCTGAAGAACACAGGGGCTACCTACACGGCTCCCGCCCAGGACATCGCTTCGGGAACCAGCAGTCTTCCCATTTCCGGTGACGTGCTGCAGATCGATGCTCAGTTCTCTCCGGGAACGGCGTCGGCGTTCGGGCTGAAGGTTCTGGGTGACGGCACGGAGGCCACCAGGATTGGCTACACAACGGCCTCAGGGCGGGCATTCATTGACAGGACCGCCTCCGGAAACGAAGGCTTTCACCCTGCGTTCGCGTCTCTGGATGATGCCCCGGTCCAGCTCATCAACGGCAAGCTCACCTTGCGGATCTATGTGGACAAGGCCTCCGTGGAGGTGTTTGCCCAGGATGGCCTGACGACGCTCACGGACCAGGTCTTCCCTTCGGCAGGCGCCAACTCCCTGTCCCTCTTCTCGGAAGGAGGGACCGCCCGGCTCGAAAGCCTCACCGTCACGCCGCTCAACAAGGCGATGTGGTAG
- a CDS encoding universal stress protein: MTIVVGYVPTPEGEAALTQAIAEAKKSKETLLVINSSKGDALVDNRFAQEPEIQSIEDRLAGHGIQHIIKQPIRGHDAAAEVLDAAEEHDAGLIVIGLRRRSPVGKLIMGSVSQRILLEADCPVLAVKAD, from the coding sequence ATGACCATCGTGGTGGGATACGTCCCCACGCCGGAGGGCGAAGCAGCACTGACGCAGGCGATCGCCGAGGCCAAGAAGAGCAAAGAGACACTGCTGGTCATCAACTCGTCCAAGGGCGATGCCCTGGTGGATAACCGTTTCGCCCAGGAGCCGGAGATCCAGAGCATCGAGGACAGGCTGGCCGGACACGGCATCCAGCACATCATCAAGCAGCCCATTCGCGGCCATGACGCAGCGGCAGAGGTGCTTGACGCTGCCGAAGAGCACGACGCCGGCCTGATCGTCATCGGCCTCCGGCGCCGCAGCCCGGTGGGCAAGCTCATCATGGGCAGCGTGTCCCAGCGGATTCTGCTGGAGGCGGACTGCCCGGTCCTTGCGGTCAAAGCGGACTAG
- a CDS encoding tripartite tricarboxylate transporter permease — protein sequence MDVWSSLMDGFSTALTPMNLMYAMIGVILGTAVGVLPGLGPAMTVALLLPVTYALEPTSAFIMFAGIYYGGMYGGSTTSILLNTPGESSSVVTAIEGNKMAKAGRAAQALATAAIGSFVAGTIGTTLLAVCAPIVVKFAVSLGSPSYFAIMMLALLAVTAVLGKSRLRGFASLGLGLAIGLVGLDSVTGQSRLTFGIPLLSDGLDIVVVAVAIFAVGEALWVAAHLRRNPLHIIPVGRPWMGKKDWQRSWKPWLRGTVFGFPFGALPAGGAEIPTFLSYVTEKRLSKHPEEFGHGAIEGVAGPEAANNAAAAGTLTPMLALGLPTNATAAVMLAAFTSYGIQPGPQLFSSQGPLVWALIASLFIGNLLLLLINLPLAPMWAKLLQLPRPYLYAGILFFATLGAYSVNLQAFDLVILLVLGALGFMMRRFGLPVLPLILGVILGPRLEGQLRKTLQLSAGDPAGLFSEPIAVGIYVIIGIILAWPLVFKLIRRNRPSAVLTAPSGPDSHAEPESIHHETTPVQHKQEKP from the coding sequence ATGGACGTCTGGTCCTCCTTGATGGACGGCTTCTCCACCGCCCTGACTCCCATGAACCTGATGTACGCCATGATCGGCGTCATCCTGGGCACCGCCGTCGGCGTCCTCCCCGGACTGGGTCCGGCCATGACCGTGGCACTGCTCCTCCCCGTCACCTATGCCCTTGAACCCACCAGCGCGTTCATCATGTTCGCCGGTATCTACTACGGCGGCATGTACGGCGGCTCCACCACGTCCATCCTGTTGAACACCCCCGGTGAATCGTCGTCGGTGGTGACGGCCATCGAAGGCAACAAGATGGCCAAGGCGGGACGCGCCGCCCAAGCACTCGCGACGGCGGCCATCGGCTCGTTCGTGGCGGGCACCATCGGCACTACCCTCCTTGCCGTCTGCGCGCCGATCGTTGTGAAGTTCGCCGTCAGCCTCGGCTCCCCCAGCTACTTCGCCATCATGATGCTGGCGCTCCTGGCCGTCACCGCGGTCCTGGGCAAGTCACGCCTGCGTGGCTTCGCCTCCTTGGGCCTTGGTTTGGCCATCGGCTTGGTGGGCCTGGATTCCGTAACCGGTCAGAGCCGCCTCACGTTCGGCATTCCGCTGTTGTCCGACGGACTGGACATCGTGGTGGTGGCCGTGGCCATCTTCGCCGTGGGCGAGGCACTCTGGGTAGCTGCCCACCTGCGCCGCAACCCGCTGCACATCATTCCCGTCGGCCGCCCGTGGATGGGCAAGAAGGACTGGCAGCGTTCGTGGAAGCCGTGGCTTCGCGGTACCGTCTTCGGTTTCCCCTTCGGGGCCTTGCCCGCCGGCGGTGCCGAAATCCCCACCTTCCTCTCCTACGTCACCGAGAAGCGCCTCAGCAAGCACCCTGAAGAGTTCGGTCACGGTGCCATCGAAGGCGTGGCAGGTCCGGAAGCGGCGAACAACGCTGCTGCTGCCGGCACCCTCACCCCCATGCTGGCGCTCGGCCTTCCGACCAACGCCACGGCCGCGGTAATGCTCGCAGCGTTCACGTCCTACGGCATCCAGCCCGGCCCCCAGCTCTTTTCGAGCCAGGGACCGCTGGTGTGGGCACTGATCGCAAGCCTCTTCATCGGCAACCTGTTGCTCCTGCTGATCAACCTGCCCCTGGCGCCGATGTGGGCCAAGTTGCTGCAACTGCCCCGCCCGTACCTGTACGCAGGCATCCTGTTCTTCGCCACGTTGGGTGCCTACTCCGTGAACCTCCAGGCATTCGACCTGGTGATCCTGCTGGTCCTGGGCGCGTTGGGCTTCATGATGCGCCGGTTCGGGCTCCCGGTCCTGCCGCTCATCCTCGGCGTCATCCTGGGTCCGCGGCTGGAAGGCCAGCTCCGCAAGACCCTCCAGCTCAGCGCCGGCGACCCGGCAGGGCTCTTCAGCGAGCCGATCGCCGTCGGGATTTACGTCATCATCGGCATCATCCTGGCCTGGCCGCTGGTGTTCAAGCTCATCCGGCGGAACCGTCCGTCGGCAGTGCTTACTGCGCCGTCAGGTCCGGACAGCCATGCTGAGCCCGAATCAATCCACCACGAGACCACCCCGGTCCAGCACAAACAGGAGAAACCATGA
- a CDS encoding tripartite tricarboxylate transporter TctB family protein, whose translation MSSAVTGLKGRAELGVALLLGVVGVLVFLDANGLVTPYSKSDPVGPKTVPFIVAGILLVCAVMLAINVLRGGKGEAEEGEDVDLTHPADWKTILPLAGAFLLNILLIDWAGWVISGTILFWGSVLALGSRRYIRDGIISVALSLLTFYGFYLGLGIALPAGLLEGIL comes from the coding sequence GTGAGCTCTGCAGTAACAGGCTTGAAAGGCCGCGCCGAGCTGGGGGTAGCCCTCCTGCTCGGCGTGGTTGGCGTCCTGGTTTTCCTCGACGCCAACGGCCTGGTGACCCCGTACTCCAAGTCAGACCCCGTAGGCCCCAAGACGGTCCCCTTCATTGTTGCCGGCATCCTCCTGGTCTGCGCCGTGATGCTCGCCATCAACGTTCTCCGCGGCGGCAAGGGCGAAGCCGAAGAAGGCGAAGATGTGGATCTGACCCACCCCGCGGACTGGAAGACCATCCTTCCGCTTGCCGGCGCATTTCTGCTGAACATCCTGCTTATCGACTGGGCCGGCTGGGTTATCTCCGGCACCATCCTGTTCTGGGGCAGCGTCCTTGCCCTGGGCAGCCGCCGGTACATCCGCGACGGCATCATCTCCGTGGCACTTTCCCTGCTCACCTTCTACGGCTTCTACCTCGGCCTGGGCATTGCTTTGCCGGCCGGGCTCCTGGAAGGAATCCTCTGA
- a CDS encoding Bug family tripartite tricarboxylate transporter substrate binding protein gives MRQIRALRVAAVAAGLALMATGCGATGKSSTSSESSGAAAGPVTGLQIMVPNTPGGGYDTTARAAAKVLDDEKIANNTEVFNLAGAGGTVGLARVVNEKGNGDLTMLMGLGVVGASYTNKSQSKLTDTTPLAKLIEEPGAIMVSKDSPYKTIDDLVKAWKANPASISVGGGSSPGGPDHLLPMQLAGAVGIDATKVNFVSYDGGGDLLPAILGNKLGFAASGAGEYLEQIKSGEVRVLATSGEKRLDGVDAPTLKESNIDLVFSNWRGIVAPPGISDADKKSLIAALEKMHASEGWKQALKTHSWTDAFVTGDEFKSFLTDQDKRVADVLTKLGLA, from the coding sequence ATGCGCCAGATCCGCGCATTGCGAGTCGCCGCCGTCGCCGCCGGCCTCGCCCTTATGGCCACCGGTTGCGGTGCCACGGGCAAGAGCTCCACAAGTTCTGAAAGCTCCGGCGCTGCCGCCGGACCCGTCACCGGCCTCCAGATCATGGTTCCGAACACCCCCGGTGGCGGCTACGACACCACCGCCCGGGCAGCGGCGAAGGTCCTGGACGACGAGAAGATCGCCAACAACACCGAGGTCTTCAACCTCGCGGGCGCAGGCGGAACCGTTGGCCTGGCGCGTGTGGTGAACGAAAAGGGCAACGGCGACCTCACCATGCTGATGGGTCTGGGCGTCGTCGGCGCCAGCTACACCAACAAATCCCAGTCGAAGCTGACTGACACCACCCCCCTGGCCAAGCTGATTGAAGAGCCGGGCGCCATCATGGTCAGCAAGGACTCCCCCTACAAGACCATCGACGACCTCGTGAAAGCCTGGAAGGCCAACCCGGCATCCATCTCCGTTGGTGGCGGTTCCTCCCCCGGCGGACCTGACCACCTCCTGCCAATGCAGCTTGCCGGCGCTGTCGGCATTGACGCCACCAAGGTCAACTTTGTCTCCTACGACGGCGGCGGCGATCTCCTCCCCGCCATCCTCGGCAACAAGCTGGGCTTTGCCGCATCCGGTGCCGGTGAGTACCTGGAGCAGATCAAGTCCGGTGAAGTCCGCGTCCTGGCCACCAGTGGCGAGAAGCGGCTTGACGGCGTGGATGCCCCGACACTCAAGGAATCCAACATCGACCTCGTGTTCAGCAACTGGCGCGGCATCGTGGCCCCTCCGGGCATCAGCGACGCCGACAAGAAGTCGCTGATCGCCGCACTCGAGAAGATGCACGCTTCTGAGGGCTGGAAGCAAGCGCTCAAGACCCACAGCTGGACTGACGCATTTGTCACCGGTGATGAGTTCAAGTCGTTCCTGACCGACCAGGACAAGCGGGTGGCGGACGTCCTCACCAAGCTTGGTCTGGCGTGA
- a CDS encoding sensor histidine kinase — MSLAGQYLVLQLLIVLAVLVAVVAISLAQSAAAFERTEGRRALSAAEALGNNPAVRALLPTAEPRGGSALPAVAESVRTVSGSAHVALAKLDGTVITASDPGLIGRPLPLGESRVMEGRAWTGVLHGNTGEVLSAHVPVIDDSGEMIGIASISRNYPSTLERLGDAVPNLLTYLGVASVLGVAGSLLLSRRVKRQTLGMEPREITGLVENREAMLQGLKEGVVALDPHERITVANQSARQLLGLPDDCVGKKLRSLPVDPALKVVLTREQSDPDQLVLVGERLVVMNRVALRSHGRDIGSVTTLRDRTELSSLESELGATRTVTDTLRAQAHEFANQLHVISGLIQIGEYDSVVQFVNGATVERTRLNDDVTRRIEDPALAALLIAKASLATERGVELKLDPRSALPRVKDELSRDITTVVGNLVDNAFDAVTGLPGASVSVLVVDSPDDVVVTVQDNGPGVPSGSAENIFQQGYSTKERGPGDARGFGLALSRVICRRSGGDLTVANDDGAVFTARFSKGASQP; from the coding sequence ATGTCCCTTGCCGGGCAGTACCTTGTGCTGCAGTTGCTGATTGTCCTGGCCGTTCTGGTGGCGGTGGTGGCCATCTCCCTGGCGCAGTCTGCCGCAGCTTTTGAACGCACCGAGGGCCGCAGGGCACTGTCCGCTGCCGAAGCCCTGGGCAACAACCCCGCCGTGAGGGCTTTGCTCCCCACCGCCGAACCACGCGGAGGTTCGGCGCTCCCGGCCGTCGCTGAATCCGTCAGGACGGTCTCTGGTTCAGCCCACGTGGCCCTCGCCAAACTGGACGGCACCGTCATCACGGCCTCGGACCCTGGGTTGATTGGCCGGCCCTTGCCGCTGGGTGAGAGCAGGGTAATGGAAGGGCGGGCCTGGACCGGGGTCCTGCACGGCAACACCGGGGAAGTCCTCTCTGCCCACGTGCCGGTGATCGACGATTCCGGAGAAATGATCGGGATTGCCTCCATCAGCCGCAACTACCCCTCCACCCTGGAAAGGCTCGGCGACGCTGTCCCCAACCTTCTTACCTACCTTGGCGTGGCCAGTGTCCTCGGTGTGGCCGGCTCTCTTCTGCTGTCCCGGCGCGTCAAACGGCAGACCCTCGGCATGGAGCCACGGGAAATCACCGGGCTGGTTGAGAACCGGGAAGCCATGCTGCAAGGCCTCAAGGAAGGCGTGGTGGCGTTGGACCCGCACGAACGGATCACCGTGGCGAACCAGAGCGCCCGCCAACTGCTTGGATTACCCGACGATTGCGTGGGCAAGAAGCTCCGTTCCCTTCCTGTGGATCCGGCGTTGAAAGTGGTGCTGACCCGTGAACAGTCGGACCCTGACCAACTGGTACTGGTGGGGGAGCGGCTGGTGGTGATGAACCGCGTGGCCCTCCGTTCCCACGGGCGCGACATCGGATCCGTGACTACCCTGAGGGACCGCACCGAGTTGTCGTCCCTCGAGAGTGAACTCGGCGCCACCCGCACAGTCACGGACACCTTGCGGGCGCAGGCCCACGAGTTCGCCAACCAGCTCCACGTCATCTCCGGCCTGATCCAGATCGGCGAGTACGATTCCGTGGTGCAGTTCGTCAACGGCGCCACCGTGGAACGAACCCGCCTCAACGACGATGTGACCCGCCGGATCGAGGACCCGGCGCTCGCAGCCCTGCTGATCGCGAAGGCCAGCCTGGCTACCGAACGCGGCGTCGAGCTGAAGCTGGACCCGCGGTCCGCGCTTCCTCGCGTCAAGGATGAACTTTCGCGGGACATTACCACTGTGGTGGGCAACCTGGTGGATAACGCGTTCGACGCCGTCACTGGCCTTCCCGGGGCATCGGTCAGTGTGCTGGTGGTGGACTCGCCCGACGACGTGGTGGTGACTGTCCAGGACAATGGACCCGGTGTGCCTTCCGGTTCTGCCGAGAACATCTTCCAGCAGGGCTACTCCACCAAGGAGCGGGGGCCCGGTGACGCGAGGGGTTTCGGCCTGGCGCTGTCCAGGGTTATCTGCCGGCGCAGCGGCGGCGACCTGACCGTGGCAAACGACGATGGTGCAGTGTTCACCGCACGATTCAGCAAAGGGGCATCGCAACCGTGA
- a CDS encoding response regulator, with translation MIKVLIVDDDFMVAKVHAGFIQRSPGFGVVGVAHTGAQAVLETRRLQPDLVLLDIHLPDINGLDLMHQLRDVAPDLDVLVISAAREVETVRKALRGGIVHYLIKPFSQSDLQERLEHYLSAYQGLDASKHEAEQSDVNRVFGLSVSERSLPKGCSVETLELVESALKSAPGDLSAAELAGQLGTSRVSARRYLEYLHDEGALDVRLKYGVGRPERRYVLKGR, from the coding sequence GTGATAAAGGTATTGATCGTTGACGACGACTTCATGGTGGCCAAGGTCCATGCCGGGTTTATCCAGCGAAGCCCCGGCTTTGGGGTGGTGGGAGTTGCCCACACGGGAGCGCAAGCAGTCCTCGAAACACGACGGTTGCAGCCGGACCTGGTGCTCCTGGACATCCATTTGCCCGACATCAATGGGCTGGACCTCATGCACCAGCTGCGGGATGTTGCCCCGGACCTGGACGTGCTGGTGATCAGTGCCGCCCGCGAGGTGGAGACGGTGCGCAAAGCCCTTCGCGGCGGGATTGTCCATTATCTGATCAAGCCGTTCTCCCAATCCGATCTCCAGGAACGGTTGGAGCACTACCTCAGTGCCTACCAAGGGCTGGATGCTTCCAAGCACGAGGCCGAACAGTCCGACGTCAACAGGGTTTTCGGCTTGAGTGTCTCCGAGCGTTCGCTGCCGAAGGGTTGCAGCGTGGAGACGCTGGAACTGGTCGAGTCCGCTTTGAAATCAGCCCCGGGCGATCTTTCCGCGGCCGAGCTCGCCGGACAGCTCGGAACCTCCAGGGTCAGCGCCCGTCGCTACCTTGAATACCTCCACGACGAAGGCGCGCTGGACGTGAGACTCAAGTACGGCGTCGGGCGTCCTGAAAGGCGCTATGTGCTGAAGGGGCGGTGA
- a CDS encoding ribbon-helix-helix protein, CopG family, producing MAMNLRVPEDLDRRLEKLAAEEHTSKSALLLQGAELVLQRHARRREISEGLDFVMSHDAELLTRLEDA from the coding sequence ATGGCTATGAATCTGCGTGTCCCCGAAGACCTGGATCGCCGGCTGGAAAAGTTGGCCGCTGAGGAACACACGTCCAAGTCCGCGCTCCTGTTGCAGGGCGCAGAGTTGGTGCTGCAGCGACATGCGCGTCGACGCGAAATCAGTGAAGGTCTCGATTTCGTGATGAGCCACGATGCTGAGCTGCTGACTCGGCTCGAGGACGCGTGA
- a CDS encoding type II toxin-antitoxin system death-on-curing family toxin: MTAYLDIEDALQVVDRYGFHVRDVGLLASALARPATTVMGAEAYPDLAMKAAALLESVARFHPLIDGNKRTAWTLMVLLLWINGYRHDFPTDKGFDLVVGVAAGTIELQDSAAEITRYLAPRP; the protein is encoded by the coding sequence GTGACAGCGTACCTCGACATCGAAGACGCTCTTCAGGTGGTTGATCGCTACGGCTTCCATGTCCGCGACGTTGGTCTGCTGGCCTCCGCGCTGGCCAGACCGGCGACAACCGTCATGGGAGCGGAGGCCTACCCTGATCTTGCAATGAAGGCAGCTGCCCTATTGGAGTCCGTCGCCCGGTTCCACCCACTTATCGACGGCAACAAGCGGACTGCGTGGACGCTCATGGTGCTATTGCTTTGGATCAACGGATACAGGCATGACTTCCCCACAGATAAGGGCTTTGACCTAGTGGTTGGAGTCGCCGCGGGCACCATTGAACTGCAGGATTCAGCGGCCGAGATCACTCGGTACTTGGCGCCGCGCCCTTAA
- a CDS encoding heme-degrading domain-containing protein, with translation MTDSPRLTELRQQEEELVFASFDHHDAWRLGSLIANHAIASGFGVAIDIRRHNIVLFRCVLPGATSDQEEWIRRKSASVLRFEHSTALLSEEFATRGHSPVGGGWLAHEDYTLAGGSFPLRVRGAGVIGAVTVSGLSSDEDHQLVVDGIRSYLKTVGV, from the coding sequence ATGACTGATTCCCCGCGCCTCACTGAACTCCGGCAGCAGGAAGAAGAGCTGGTCTTCGCTTCATTCGATCACCATGACGCCTGGCGGCTCGGTTCCCTGATCGCCAACCACGCCATCGCTTCCGGGTTCGGGGTTGCCATCGACATCCGCCGCCACAACATCGTGCTCTTCCGCTGCGTCCTGCCCGGCGCTACGTCCGACCAGGAAGAATGGATCCGCCGAAAATCCGCCTCCGTGCTGCGCTTTGAACACAGTACTGCCTTGCTTTCAGAGGAATTCGCGACCCGGGGCCACAGCCCGGTGGGTGGAGGTTGGCTGGCCCACGAGGACTACACGTTGGCGGGTGGATCCTTCCCTCTCCGCGTGCGTGGTGCAGGGGTGATCGGGGCTGTGACGGTGTCCGGTCTGAGCTCCGACGAGGATCATCAGCTCGTGGTGGACGGGATCCGGAGCTACCTGAAGACGGTGGGGGTTTAA